The Brachyhypopomus gauderio isolate BG-103 chromosome 2, BGAUD_0.2, whole genome shotgun sequence genome contains a region encoding:
- the tfap4 gene encoding transcription factor AP-4, which translates to MEYFMVPAQKVPSLQHFRKTEKEVIGGLCSLANIPLTPETARDQERRIRREIANSNERRRMQSINAGFQSLKTLIPHSDGEKLSKAAILQQTAEYIFSLEQEKTRLLQQNTQLKRFIQEFSGSSPKRRRAEEKDEGIGSPDILEEEKVEDIRREMIELRQQLEKERSVRMMLEEQIRSLDAHLYPEKLKVIAQQVQEQQVQTQTLLRLHQKEQMERETTPTCSPQVFSPPTPPAPTHHATVIVPAPTLPPPPHHVNVVTMGPASVINTASTSRQNLDTIVQAIQHIEGTQEKMSVPDEEQRRVVIVTPGRVVTDTADSDTASDNEGSEDC; encoded by the exons tttagcGAACATCCCCCTCACCCCGGAGACGGCGCGGGACCAGGAGCGGCGCATTCGCAGGGAAATCGCCAATAGCAACGAGCGCAGACGCATGCAGAGCATCAACGCTGGCTTCCAGTCCCTCAAAACACTCATACCACACAGCGACGGAGAGAAGCTGAGCAAG gCCGCAATCCTGCAGCAGACCGCCGAGTACATCTTCTCTCTGGAGCAGGAGAAGACGCGGCTACTGCAGCAGAACACGCAGCTCAAACGCTTCATTCAG GAGTTCAGCGGCTCGTCACCAAAGAGGAGGCGTGCGGAGGAGAAGGACGAGGGCATCGGCTCTCCGGACAtcctggaggaggagaaggtggaggacatACGGCGGGAGATGATTGAGCTGCGGCAGCAGCTGGAGAAGGAGCGCTCCGTGAGGATGATGCtagaggagcag atcCGCTCTCTGGATGCTCACCTGTACCCTGAGAAGCTGAAGGTGATTGCCCAGCAGGTGCAAGAGCAGCAGGTGCAGACGCAGACGCTGCTCCGCCTGCACCAGAAGgagcagatggagagagagaccacaCCCACCTGCAGCCCACAG GTGTTCTCCCCGCCCACACCTCCTGCCCCCACTCACCACGCCACGGTTATAGTCCCCGCTCCCACGTTGCCTCCCCCTCCCCATCACGTCAACGTGGTAACCATGGGCCCCGCCTCTGTCATCAACACGGCATCCACCTCACGACAGAACTTGGACACCATTGTGCAG GCCATCCAGCACATTGAGGGTACGCAGGAGAAGATGAGTGTACCTGACGAAGAGCAGCGTCGTGTGGTCATCGTCACCCCCGGACGTGTCGTCACGGACACCGCGGACTCTGACACCGCCTCCGATAATGAAGGGTCAGAGGACTGTTAA